The window AGCCTCAGTCGCCCTGCATATAGAAGGCCTCAGCATGAATATGGGAAGTCTCCATGCCTTTGCTCAGGGCCAGCAGCGTTGTTGTCTCAACCATAGCTGGTGAGCCGCACAGATAAGCATGCCAGCCATGCAGGCTGGCATGGTCCTGTTCGATAGCCTGGGTTACCAGGCCACGCCGCTGTGTTGCAGGGTCTGCGCCTGAAGCAACAACCACATGTACCTTGAGTGTAGGGTGCTGGCTCCGCAGCTCATCAAGCCATCCCAAGCCATACAGCTCGCGGGACGAGCGCACACCGACGTACAGATGGACGGGGTTACGCATGCCTTCGACCACCGTAGCGCGCACTACCGAGAGCGCCGACGCTAGCCCTGTTCCCCCGGCCACACAGAGTATCGGCCCCTTGTGCTGCTGGCGAAGGTAGGCTGCACCCAGAGGGCCGCTGACCTTGACCTTATCCCCAACCTTCAGTTGCTCGGCAATATAGTTGCTAACCCGGCCGCGGGGCATGAGCTGGATGTGGAATTCGAGCAGGTCCTCGCCCGGAAGACTCGCCATGGAATAGGGGCGCACATGCGTTGGCGTAAATGCAATATGCATGTACTGGCCCGGTGAGAACGCAATCGGTTTGGCCACTTTGATCCGCAGGCGCCGAATCTCCGCCGCTAAATGATCAATGGCTATGACCGTAGCCTTGGCTGAGCGCGCCTTATGGACTACGGC is drawn from Acidovorax sp. DW039 and contains these coding sequences:
- a CDS encoding 2Fe-2S iron-sulfur cluster-binding protein produces the protein MDILVQPLNRVIRAKPGTNLLEALRAAQVPMSYSCLSGRCGICRCRVLSGEVLDGGREQQRPLDGMDGAVLACQTYLTAPCTIEVPAPEDAVVHKARSAKATVIAIDHLAAEIRRLRIKVAKPIAFSPGQYMHIAFTPTHVRPYSMASLPGEDLLEFHIQLMPRGRVSNYIAEQLKVGDKVKVSGPLGAAYLRQQHKGPILCVAGGTGLASALSVVRATVVEGMRNPVHLYVGVRSSRELYGLGWLDELRSQHPTLKVHVVVASGADPATQRRGLVTQAIEQDHASLHGWHAYLCGSPAMVETTTLLALSKGMETSHIHAEAFYMQGD